The Sinomicrobium kalidii genome contains a region encoding:
- a CDS encoding M23 family metallopeptidase produces the protein MAESKPKRKKLAKKLLHKYRLVILNEDTFEERLSFRLNRLNVFVVGTSFAVFLIAVTTILIAFTPLREYIPGYSSTELKRQVADLTYKADSLVTVLDYNDRYIQNVKKVLTGEVSPENMNRDVLADSLATGERPDPSEVDLSPGEEDLALREEVAMEDKYNLMGNALSKVNFVLFPPVSGAISNSYNLEEKHFAVDITGASGTPVKAAADGIVIFAEWTVETGYVCIIEHSFGLISVYKHNGSLTKSQGDLVKAGEVIATMGNTGELTTGPHLHFELWSNGYPVNPTDYIDFD, from the coding sequence ATGGCAGAAAGTAAACCGAAAAGAAAGAAACTTGCAAAAAAGCTTTTACACAAGTATCGGCTGGTTATCCTGAATGAGGATACTTTCGAGGAGCGTCTTTCCTTCAGGCTGAACAGGCTCAATGTTTTTGTTGTAGGGACGTCCTTTGCCGTTTTTTTAATTGCCGTTACCACAATTCTCATTGCCTTTACCCCGCTCAGGGAATACATTCCCGGCTATTCGTCGACCGAATTGAAAAGACAGGTGGCCGATCTGACCTATAAGGCCGATTCACTTGTAACCGTCCTGGATTATAACGACCGCTACATACAAAATGTCAAAAAAGTGCTTACCGGGGAAGTAAGCCCGGAAAACATGAACAGGGACGTCCTTGCGGACTCTTTGGCAACAGGAGAAAGGCCGGACCCTTCCGAAGTGGACCTGAGTCCCGGAGAAGAAGACCTTGCATTGCGGGAAGAAGTGGCCATGGAAGACAAGTATAATCTTATGGGCAATGCCCTTTCCAAAGTAAATTTTGTACTTTTCCCTCCGGTTTCCGGGGCGATATCGAATTCGTATAACCTGGAAGAAAAGCATTTTGCCGTAGATATTACCGGGGCTTCGGGTACTCCGGTCAAAGCCGCCGCCGATGGCATTGTTATCTTTGCCGAGTGGACGGTAGAAACCGGTTATGTATGCATCATAGAGCATTCCTTTGGTCTTATATCCGTGTATAAGCACAACGGGTCACTGACCAAATCGCAGGGAGACCTGGTAAAAGCAGGAGAGGTTATTGCCACTATGGGAAATACCGGAGAGCTGACCACCGGTCCGCACCTGCATTTTGAATTGTGGAGTAACGGTTACCCGGTAAACCCCACGGATTATATAGATTTCGATTAA
- the tatA gene encoding twin-arginine translocase TatA/TatE family subunit: MMSLNIFLGMIGPWQIVLVVVVLLLLFGGRKIPELMRGLGSGIKEFKDATKEDETAPESNKKE; encoded by the coding sequence ATGATGTCATTGAATATTTTTTTAGGAATGATCGGCCCTTGGCAGATCGTATTGGTCGTAGTAGTCCTTCTGTTGCTTTTCGGCGGCAGGAAGATTCCGGAACTGATGCGCGGGCTCGGAAGCGGGATAAAAGAATTTAAGGACGCCACCAAAGAAGACGAAACTGCTCCCGAAAGCAACAAGAAAGAATAA
- a CDS encoding Tex family protein: MNILNYVSTRIDLPERSITNTLKLLGEDNTVPFIARYRKEMTGNLDEVQIAAIQKLKSTYEELCKRKDAVLKSIAEQEALTPELKQKIEEATTLTEIEDLYLPYKRKRNTRAGVAREKGLEPLAKILMAQQPGTDVENAAKRFLGDKVDSTEEALQGAVDIIAEWINENRRVRHALRRIFRRNAGISASVIKGREDDEQAQKYRQYFDWNEPLNKCPSHRLLAMLRAEKEEVVRIRLTTDKESALEAIENIVIRNETGTGTDYIRKAVKEAYERLLYPAVSNEVLKEAREKSDNTAIQVFSANLRQLLLAPPLGEKRILAIDPGYKSGCKIVCLDEKGDLLHNENIYPHPPQREAKQAIKKIRSLVNAYRVEAIAVGNGTASRETEALIKRIAFDREIQVFMVNESGASVYSASGIARQEFPQYDVTVRGAVSIGRRLADPLAELVKIDPKAIGVGQYQHDVDQGKLKTELDTVVMSCVNSIGVNVNTASPSLLSYVSGIGPSLAEKIVEYRSENGEIRSRQELLKVPRLGNKAYEQSAAFLRVLQGKNPLDNSAIHPESYAIVEKMAHDLQLEVRELIGNRENIARITPEKYCTETVGLPTLNDIIRELEKPGLDPRKKAAVFEFSKDLKTIEDVKPGITVPGIVNNITNFGCFVDIGIKESGLVHISKLSNEFVSDVNSVVKLHQHVMVKVIDVDLERKRIQLSMND, from the coding sequence GTGAATATTTTAAATTACGTTTCCACCCGCATTGATCTGCCCGAAAGAAGTATTACCAACACCTTAAAATTACTGGGGGAAGACAATACAGTGCCCTTTATTGCCCGTTACCGGAAGGAAATGACCGGAAACCTTGACGAGGTGCAGATTGCGGCCATACAAAAGCTGAAAAGCACCTATGAGGAACTGTGCAAGCGAAAAGACGCCGTGCTTAAATCCATAGCAGAACAGGAAGCGCTGACCCCCGAATTAAAACAAAAAATAGAGGAAGCCACTACACTTACCGAGATAGAAGACCTTTACCTGCCCTACAAAAGGAAGCGCAATACGAGGGCCGGTGTGGCCAGGGAAAAAGGGCTGGAACCTCTGGCCAAGATCCTGATGGCACAACAACCTGGAACAGATGTTGAAAATGCGGCGAAAAGGTTCCTCGGAGATAAGGTGGATAGTACCGAAGAGGCGCTACAGGGAGCTGTGGATATTATTGCCGAATGGATAAACGAAAACCGTAGGGTAAGGCATGCATTACGGCGGATATTCCGAAGGAATGCCGGGATATCTGCATCTGTGATAAAGGGCAGGGAAGACGATGAACAGGCCCAAAAATACAGGCAGTATTTCGATTGGAACGAACCGTTGAATAAATGCCCGTCGCACAGGCTCCTGGCCATGTTGCGTGCGGAAAAGGAAGAAGTGGTCCGGATCAGGCTGACAACAGATAAGGAAAGCGCCCTGGAAGCCATAGAAAACATTGTGATACGGAATGAAACGGGCACGGGAACAGATTATATCCGTAAAGCGGTAAAAGAAGCCTACGAACGGTTGTTATATCCTGCTGTGTCCAATGAGGTACTGAAAGAAGCCCGGGAAAAGTCGGATAATACCGCCATTCAGGTATTTTCTGCCAACCTGCGGCAGTTGTTGCTGGCTCCGCCACTGGGGGAAAAACGCATCCTGGCCATAGATCCCGGCTATAAAAGCGGTTGTAAAATCGTATGTCTGGACGAAAAAGGAGATCTCCTTCACAACGAAAACATATACCCGCATCCTCCGCAAAGGGAAGCGAAACAGGCCATAAAAAAGATAAGATCGCTCGTAAATGCCTACCGGGTAGAAGCTATTGCCGTTGGTAACGGTACTGCATCCCGGGAAACGGAAGCACTGATAAAGCGAATAGCTTTTGACCGTGAAATACAGGTTTTTATGGTGAATGAAAGCGGGGCATCCGTATATTCCGCTTCGGGTATTGCAAGACAGGAATTTCCCCAGTATGATGTTACCGTAAGAGGAGCGGTGTCCATCGGGCGAAGGCTGGCCGATCCGCTGGCCGAACTGGTTAAGATTGATCCCAAGGCAATAGGAGTGGGGCAATACCAGCACGATGTGGACCAGGGCAAACTGAAAACAGAACTCGATACTGTGGTAATGAGTTGTGTGAACAGTATTGGCGTTAATGTAAATACGGCAAGCCCCAGCCTGTTGAGTTATGTATCGGGTATTGGACCATCCCTTGCGGAAAAGATCGTGGAATACCGGAGCGAAAACGGGGAAATACGCTCCAGGCAGGAACTTCTTAAAGTTCCCAGGCTCGGAAATAAGGCCTATGAACAAAGTGCGGCCTTTCTCCGGGTATTGCAGGGTAAAAATCCGCTGGACAATTCCGCCATACACCCGGAAAGCTACGCCATAGTGGAAAAAATGGCGCACGACCTGCAACTGGAAGTCCGGGAACTTATAGGAAACAGGGAAAATATAGCAAGGATAACCCCCGAAAAGTACTGTACGGAAACCGTGGGGTTACCCACCCTGAATGATATTATCAGGGAATTGGAAAAACCGGGCCTGGACCCCAGAAAAAAGGCAGCCGTATTCGAATTCAGCAAAGACCTGAAAACCATAGAAGATGTGAAACCCGGGATCACCGTTCCGGGGATTGTGAACAATATCACCAATTTCGGATGTTTTGTGGATATCGGGATCAAGGAGAGCGGGCTGGTACATATTTCCAAACTGAGCAATGAATTTGTAAGCGATGTGAACAGTGTGGTAAAATTACATCAGCACGTGATGGTAAAAGTAATCGATGTAGACCTGGAAAGAAAGCGTATTCAACTGTCTATGAACGATTAA
- a CDS encoding DUF4837 family protein yields the protein MVQNAPVRSRTERTWDNYGKINRRNGINSGIRKGIALFLTGVLLVLSSCKESEKDKKRYLPDSVGAINSLAVVIDNEMWKGEVGDEIRNYYAAPVDGLPSVEPLFTLHQIPPSVFNGSTTKSRNILLVQKDTTTGSGIKTDTFARPQKIGVVKAPDNGELIALIAKTSDKYIREFKDNDVKENQKRFLTSENKETYLQQKFGIALTMPSVYKTAKQEDNFIWIERMISKGTMNVFVYELPLNSIPDDSTRVDAFIKMHDSIGKKYVPGREKGMYMITQKAYAPYIFDITLAGKPTMETKGMWEMKNFAMAGPFINYIITDKENDRLLVLEGLTFAPSEDKRDYMFELESILKSIRFTGK from the coding sequence ATGGTACAAAACGCACCTGTCCGGTCACGGACAGAGAGAACATGGGACAATTATGGAAAAATAAACCGGAGAAACGGGATTAATTCAGGCATTCGCAAAGGAATTGCGCTTTTTTTAACCGGAGTATTGCTGGTGTTGTCCTCCTGCAAGGAATCCGAAAAGGACAAGAAACGGTATCTCCCGGATTCCGTCGGAGCCATTAATTCCCTGGCGGTGGTTATAGACAATGAGATGTGGAAGGGCGAAGTAGGAGATGAAATACGTAATTATTATGCCGCTCCCGTAGATGGTCTGCCTTCCGTAGAGCCGCTTTTTACCCTTCATCAGATCCCTCCTTCCGTATTTAATGGTTCTACTACCAAGAGCAGGAACATTCTGCTTGTACAAAAGGATACGACTACAGGTTCGGGTATCAAGACCGATACTTTTGCCCGTCCGCAGAAAATCGGAGTTGTAAAAGCTCCGGATAACGGGGAACTGATAGCCCTCATTGCCAAAACTTCGGACAAATATATCCGTGAATTCAAGGACAATGATGTGAAAGAAAACCAGAAAAGGTTTCTGACCTCGGAAAACAAGGAAACCTATTTGCAACAAAAATTCGGAATAGCCCTTACCATGCCTTCCGTGTATAAAACGGCAAAACAGGAAGACAATTTTATATGGATAGAAAGGATGATCTCCAAGGGAACCATGAACGTATTTGTCTATGAACTTCCCTTGAACAGCATTCCTGACGATTCCACTCGTGTGGACGCCTTTATAAAAATGCACGATTCCATAGGAAAGAAATACGTTCCCGGACGGGAAAAAGGCATGTATATGATTACCCAGAAGGCATATGCGCCCTATATTTTTGACATTACACTGGCCGGAAAACCCACTATGGAGACCAAGGGCATGTGGGAAATGAAAAACTTTGCCATGGCCGGGCCCTTTATAAATTATATCATAACGGATAAAGAAAACGACCGCTTGCTCGTCCTGGAAGGCCTTACCTTTGCCCCCTCCGAGGACAAGCGCGATTATATGTTTGAACTGGAATCCATACTGAAGAGCATCAGGTTTACCGGAAAATAA
- a CDS encoding LysM peptidoglycan-binding domain-containing protein: protein MKSYFATLFLGLMIVTGYAQELAEINENQEEVSRERTRRAPENKDSLLPEVTIQKVDGVYRLKDHSLAARIDSLWLKELYDNNLYDTITQTVTGLEYEKIKYKELPTDTLKARLAALNEKTPFNVEYNPELESVIKNLLKNKRKFLERTILKSEYYFPLFERELDNNDIPLEIKYLAIIESALNPRAKSWVGATGIWQFMYNTGKMYGLEVSSYIDERSDPVKSTKAACKYLARLYGIFGDWDLALAAYNSGPGNVSKAIRRSGGYQNYWNLRPFLPRETAGYVPSFLAMMYIFEYADAHGLHVQRPEVAYFETDTVHVKRSVSFDQVSELVGVDVDQIQFLNPAYKLDIVPHIKNEVHALRLPKKAIGKFVTNEDAIYALIEAEEAKKEKPLPQFFEKNSKITYRVRRGDYLGRIANRYGVRVSDLKQWNGLRNNRISIGQRLTIYPRKRTLTPVAKSSSGNSDSSKNKVYIVKKGDSLWTISRKFRGISVKNIQDWNDISGNKLKPGMKLKLCNC, encoded by the coding sequence ATGAAAAGCTATTTTGCTACCCTATTCCTTGGTCTGATGATCGTTACAGGCTACGCACAGGAACTTGCAGAAATTAATGAAAACCAGGAAGAAGTGTCCCGGGAAAGAACAAGAAGAGCTCCCGAAAACAAGGATTCTTTACTGCCGGAGGTGACCATACAAAAAGTGGATGGCGTATATCGTCTCAAAGACCATTCTCTGGCAGCCAGAATAGATAGTTTATGGCTGAAGGAATTGTACGACAACAATTTATACGACACCATTACCCAAACGGTAACAGGACTTGAATACGAGAAAATCAAATATAAAGAATTACCTACGGACACCCTGAAAGCCCGGCTGGCGGCACTGAATGAAAAAACACCTTTTAATGTCGAATACAATCCGGAACTGGAAAGTGTTATCAAGAACTTACTGAAAAACAAGAGAAAATTCCTCGAAAGGACCATACTGAAAAGCGAATATTACTTTCCCCTGTTCGAAAGGGAGCTGGACAATAACGACATCCCTCTGGAGATAAAATACCTGGCCATTATAGAATCTGCCCTGAACCCGAGAGCAAAATCCTGGGTAGGAGCCACCGGGATCTGGCAATTTATGTACAATACCGGGAAGATGTACGGCCTTGAGGTAAGTTCGTACATAGATGAGCGTAGCGATCCCGTTAAGTCTACAAAAGCAGCCTGTAAATACCTGGCCAGGTTATATGGAATATTCGGTGACTGGGATTTGGCACTGGCGGCTTACAATTCCGGACCGGGAAATGTATCCAAAGCCATTCGCCGTTCCGGAGGATATCAGAACTACTGGAACCTCAGGCCGTTCCTGCCCAGAGAAACAGCCGGGTATGTACCCTCCTTTCTCGCTATGATGTACATCTTCGAATATGCCGATGCACACGGACTCCACGTACAGAGACCTGAAGTTGCCTATTTTGAAACCGATACGGTTCATGTAAAACGATCAGTCAGCTTTGATCAGGTATCGGAACTGGTTGGTGTGGATGTCGACCAGATACAGTTTTTAAATCCTGCCTATAAACTCGATATCGTTCCCCATATCAAGAACGAAGTACATGCTCTTCGCCTTCCCAAAAAGGCCATAGGTAAATTTGTGACCAATGAAGATGCTATTTATGCCCTGATAGAAGCCGAAGAAGCAAAAAAGGAAAAGCCGTTACCGCAGTTTTTTGAAAAGAACAGCAAGATAACCTACCGGGTGAGGCGCGGAGATTACCTGGGGAGAATAGCCAATCGTTACGGCGTACGGGTAAGTGACCTGAAACAGTGGAACGGACTCCGGAACAACAGGATAAGCATTGGTCAGCGCCTTACCATATACCCGAGAAAACGGACACTCACACCTGTGGCCAAGTCGTCGTCCGGAAACTCAGATTCTTCTAAAAATAAAGTGTATATCGTTAAAAAGGGAGACTCCCTCTGGACCATTTCAAGAAAATTCAGGGGAATTTCTGTAAAAAATATTCAAGATTGGAACGATATTAGTGGGAATAAATTAAAGCCCGGAATGAAGCTAAAGCTTTGTAACTGCTAA
- a CDS encoding phosphoglycerate kinase, with translation MKTIDDFDFKGKKALIRVDFNVPLDSEFNVTDTTRIEAAKPTVIKVLEDGGSAVLMSHLGRPKGVPQEALSLKHIVNAVSEILSVKVNFVEDCVGKKAEEAVANLKNGEILLLENLRFHAEEEKGDEDFAGQLSKLGDVYVNDAFGTAHRAHASTTIVAKYFAENKCFGYLLAKEIESINKVMNTGEKPVTAILGGAKVSSKITIIENILDKIDHLIIGGGMTYTFVKANGGKIGDSICEDDKQELALEILKSAEEKGVKVHLPVDVIAADAFDNDANTKEVAVDEIPDGWQGLDAGPKTLSNFREVILQSKTILWNGPVGVFEMKNFQKGTKAIGDAIEEATKNGAFSLVGGGDSVAAVKQFGFENKVSYVSTGGGAMLESLEGRTLPGIAAIRE, from the coding sequence ATGAAGACAATAGATGATTTTGACTTTAAAGGAAAAAAAGCATTGATCCGTGTGGATTTTAACGTACCTCTGGACAGCGAATTCAATGTAACGGATACTACGCGTATAGAAGCTGCAAAGCCCACGGTAATAAAAGTCCTGGAAGACGGGGGGAGTGCCGTGCTGATGAGCCATTTGGGCCGGCCGAAAGGAGTACCCCAGGAAGCACTTTCTTTAAAGCATATCGTAAATGCCGTATCTGAGATACTCAGTGTCAAAGTAAATTTTGTAGAAGATTGTGTCGGGAAAAAGGCGGAAGAAGCCGTGGCCAATCTGAAGAACGGTGAAATCCTGCTCCTGGAAAACCTTCGTTTTCATGCGGAAGAGGAAAAGGGCGATGAAGATTTTGCCGGGCAATTATCAAAACTCGGGGATGTTTATGTAAACGATGCCTTCGGTACCGCACACAGGGCACATGCATCTACCACCATAGTGGCAAAGTATTTTGCAGAAAACAAATGCTTTGGTTATCTGCTCGCCAAGGAGATCGAAAGTATCAACAAGGTGATGAATACCGGGGAAAAACCGGTAACAGCCATACTCGGCGGGGCCAAGGTTTCCTCGAAGATCACGATCATTGAAAACATTCTCGACAAAATAGATCACCTCATTATCGGCGGTGGAATGACCTATACGTTTGTGAAGGCTAACGGTGGTAAAATTGGCGATTCCATTTGTGAAGACGACAAACAGGAACTCGCCCTTGAGATCCTGAAAAGCGCTGAAGAAAAAGGTGTAAAAGTACATCTTCCCGTAGATGTTATCGCTGCCGATGCTTTTGACAACGATGCCAATACAAAGGAAGTGGCCGTAGACGAAATACCTGACGGATGGCAGGGACTGGATGCCGGGCCGAAAACCCTGAGCAACTTCAGGGAAGTTATCCTGCAGTCGAAAACCATCTTGTGGAACGGCCCCGTAGGGGTTTTTGAAATGAAAAATTTTCAGAAAGGGACAAAAGCGATAGGAGATGCTATTGAAGAGGCTACCAAAAACGGAGCGTTTTCCCTGGTAGGCGGCGGAGATTCGGTAGCTGCCGTAAAACAGTTTGGTTTTGAAAACAAGGTAAGTTACGTATCTACCGGAGGAGGGGCAATGCTGGAAAGTCTGGAAGGAAGAACCCTTCCGGGAATTGCTGCAATTCGGGAATAA
- a CDS encoding ATP-binding protein, with product MLFKDILGQEHIKRHLTVSADQERIPHAQLFVGNEGSGVLPMAIAYAQYVLCRNSGGENNTGIETCNLKFGNLAHPDLHFAFPVAANSKIKSRPVSSNFLEEWRQFINERPYGTLFEWYQSLGIENKQGQIGVDEAQEIVKSLSLKSYEGNYKVMIIWMAEKLNISAANKLLKLIEEPPNKTLFILIARNEEQIMQTILSRCQILHFPPLAETAIREKLVSRGIEENEALKIAHQANGDYNRAMVLADTDNSDLTFEKWFVQWVRSAFKAKGNKAAIHDLIAWGEQIATTGRETQKLFLNYCLDVFRQALLINYSAQPLVYMEFKADNFRLDKFAPFVSGNNITEISRELQDAIYHIERNGNAKIVLTDLSIKLTRLLHKA from the coding sequence ATGCTATTCAAAGATATTCTGGGACAGGAACACATTAAGCGGCACCTTACGGTAAGTGCCGATCAGGAAAGGATACCGCATGCCCAGCTTTTTGTGGGAAACGAAGGAAGCGGGGTACTGCCTATGGCCATTGCTTATGCGCAGTACGTGCTGTGCAGAAATTCAGGAGGAGAAAACAACACAGGTATTGAAACCTGTAACCTGAAATTCGGGAACCTGGCACATCCCGACCTGCATTTTGCTTTTCCCGTCGCGGCCAACAGCAAGATAAAATCACGTCCCGTAAGCAGCAATTTCCTGGAAGAATGGCGACAGTTTATCAACGAAAGACCGTACGGAACCCTTTTTGAGTGGTACCAGTCGCTGGGCATAGAAAACAAGCAGGGGCAAATCGGTGTGGATGAAGCCCAGGAAATCGTAAAATCACTGTCCCTTAAATCCTATGAAGGCAATTACAAGGTGATGATCATCTGGATGGCCGAAAAACTGAACATTTCGGCCGCCAACAAATTACTGAAACTCATCGAGGAACCGCCGAACAAAACCTTGTTCATCCTGATCGCACGGAACGAAGAGCAGATTATGCAGACCATTCTCTCGCGCTGCCAGATATTGCACTTCCCTCCTCTGGCGGAAACGGCGATCAGGGAAAAACTCGTTTCCCGGGGAATTGAGGAAAACGAAGCCTTAAAAATTGCCCACCAGGCCAACGGGGACTACAACAGGGCCATGGTGCTCGCAGATACGGACAACAGTGACCTGACTTTTGAAAAATGGTTTGTGCAATGGGTACGCTCTGCCTTCAAGGCAAAAGGGAACAAAGCCGCAATACACGATCTCATTGCCTGGGGCGAACAGATCGCCACCACCGGAAGGGAAACGCAGAAACTCTTCCTGAACTATTGCCTGGACGTTTTCCGGCAGGCCCTTTTAATAAACTACAGCGCACAGCCATTGGTTTATATGGAATTCAAAGCGGATAATTTCCGACTGGATAAATTTGCCCCTTTTGTAAGCGGCAATAACATTACGGAAATTTCCCGGGAACTGCAGGACGCCATTTATCATATAGAACGGAACGGCAATGCAAAAATAGTACTGACGGACCTTTCCATTAAACTGACCCGCTTACTGCACAAGGCCTGA
- a CDS encoding DoxX family protein, with the protein METLQHNAAEVLILLLLVITFLQSGIDKITDWKGNISWLRGHFSETFLKDMVPLSVAIVLILEIISGVLCLLGIVQLLTQNNTPMGFYGAIVSCLTLLILLFGQRIAKDYEGAKTIVVYFIPAVAGVYLLQ; encoded by the coding sequence ATGGAAACCCTGCAACACAATGCTGCCGAAGTTCTCATCCTTCTGCTTCTCGTAATTACCTTTTTACAGAGTGGTATCGACAAAATAACAGACTGGAAAGGCAATATTTCCTGGCTCCGGGGCCATTTTTCCGAAACTTTTTTAAAGGATATGGTGCCCCTGTCCGTCGCAATCGTATTGATCCTTGAAATAATATCGGGCGTGCTTTGTCTCCTGGGCATTGTACAACTCCTGACACAGAACAATACGCCAATGGGATTTTACGGAGCTATTGTCTCCTGCCTGACCCTCTTGATCCTGCTTTTCGGGCAGCGTATTGCCAAGGATTACGAAGGAGCCAAGACCATTGTGGTCTATTTTATTCCGGCTGTGGCAGGGGTGTATCTCCTGCAATAA